The Azospirillum baldaniorum genome segment AATGCTGGCCTGACGGAAGCCGACCCAGGCGAAGATGCCCTTCATGAAGCGCGTGCGTTCGGGCATGCGGTTGATGACGTCGACCACCCGGCGGTCCATCAGCCGGAAGTCGCCGACCTCGCGCGGCAGCTTGACCTCCGACAGGTTGTCGAAGATCCAGTAGAAGGCGCGGGCGAACGCCCGGTGCTTCAGGCTCTGCCCCACCCGCGCGTGGCGCACGGCGACGACCACGTCGTAGCCCTCGCGCCATTTGGCGAGGAATTGCGGCAGCAGCTCCGGCGGGTGTTGCAGGTCGGCGTCCATCGGCACCACGGCGTCGCCGGTGGTGTGGCGCAGGCCGGCCGACAGGGCCAGTTCCTTGCCGAAGTTGCGCGACAGGTCGACCACCTTGACCCGCGGGTCGGCGTCGTGGACGTCCAGCAGGCGGTCGAGCGTGTCGTCGCGGCTGCCGTCGTTGACGCAGACCACCTCCCACTCGGCGTCCAGCCGGTCGAGCACGGGCACCAGCCGCTCGAACAGCGCCGCGATGTTGGGGCCTTCGTTGTAGAAGGGGATCACCACCGACAGGCGCCCCCGCTTCGTGCGGGCGGAGCGCGACGGCTTCGGGGCGGAAGCGGCGTCACCGGTGATGGGGGCGGGTGTGGGGGCGGTGTTGGCGGAAGCCGCCAGAGTGGGCGCGTCGGTCGTGGGCGCGTCGGTCAGGGACATGGCCGGCCGTTGGGTCAGATGATCACGAGCCGGGTCGGAAGGGTCCAGGCAGGCGTCCCCGGCGGGGCGCTTCGCCCTTTGGCATATAGCACGATACATGTGGATGAGCAAAACGCCTCTATTGTGACCATCCACGGCCTAAGCCGTGACCAGCACACCGCTGGAACCGGCGCCGGAACGGTCCGTCGCTGGTGGGCTAACGCCACGGTCCCGACAAATATTCCAAGGCCCGGCGAAACCGCCAGAACCCGGAAGGATAAGGGCATCCCCAAGCGTGCGCGGAGGGACGCCATGCCCGTTTTCGGGGACCGGAAACCAGTTGGCACACTTAATGAATTGGTAAGCGGACACTGCCATGTTTTGCATCTAAACCATCAGCCTCATCCGGAGTTTCCCCGATCATGAGCCTGTTCAACCATCTTCGGGTCGGCACCAAGATCACGGCGGCGAACGCCGGGGTTCTCCTCTTCCTGGTCGCCATCGGCGGCATCGGGGTCTACGCCCTGATGGACGCCAAGCACGGCTTCGCGACCTATCAGACCCTGGCCCGCCAGACCACCGAGGTCGGGCGCATCCAGGCGACGATGCTGGAGGTCCAGCTCCAGGCCAAGACCTTCCTGCTGACCGGCAGCGAGGAGGCCTCCCACACGGTTGACTCGCTGGCCGCCGACCTCGACGGGCGGATCGACGAGGCCAAGACCCTGTTCACCGAGCCGACGCTGAACCGCACGGTGACCCAGATGGACAACGAGCTGGGCCAATACCGCGAGGCCTTCACCCGCATCATGGAGTTCCAGGCGACCCGCAACGAGGCGTCGGCGGAGCTTCTCGACCTCGGGGTCAAGATGGAGAAGGCGCTCAGCGGCGTCATGGACAGCGCCTACGCGGACGGCGACACCGAGGCCGCCTATCAGGCGGGCATGGCCGCCCGCCATTTCCTGGCCGCCCGCAACAACGCCAACCGCTTCCTGACCGACGGCTCGGCGGAGAGCGCCGACATCTTCCGCAAGGAGCTGCAGAACGCCCGCGAGCGCGGCAACGCGATGCTCGCCAAGCTGACCGAGCTGGAGCGCCGCCGCGGCGCCTCGTCCTTCCTGGCCTACCAGCGCGTCTTCGCCACCCAGTTCGAGAAGGCGGTCGTCGCCACCACCAAGCGGGACGAGCTTGTCT includes the following:
- a CDS encoding glycosyltransferase family 2 protein codes for the protein MSLTDAPTTDAPTLAASANTAPTPAPITGDAASAPKPSRSARTKRGRLSVVIPFYNEGPNIAALFERLVPVLDRLDAEWEVVCVNDGSRDDTLDRLLDVHDADPRVKVVDLSRNFGKELALSAGLRHTTGDAVVPMDADLQHPPELLPQFLAKWREGYDVVVAVRHARVGQSLKHRAFARAFYWIFDNLSEVKLPREVGDFRLMDRRVVDVINRMPERTRFMKGIFAWVGFRQASIPYQQGERAGGDTKWGFLKLLSLSFDGLTAFSTFPLRVWSLVGMAISGFAFVYILLRLLRTLIYGIDVPGYESLLAAVLFMGGIQLVTLGVIGDYLGRVFNEVKGRPLYIVRSAHGFEDEAAAPASNLAANPGANAGAWRRPGSEDRPS